One Brachyhypopomus gauderio isolate BG-103 unplaced genomic scaffold, BGAUD_0.2 sc68, whole genome shotgun sequence DNA window includes the following coding sequences:
- the ing2 gene encoding inhibitor of growth protein 2 isoform X2, with product MFVLAIEMQVLYVYSNRTGLNLRMRIFWVEKPLTMGQEILKEVDDVYERYKKETDASLRKRLQMQLQRALISSQELGDEKIHVVTQMMEVVENRSRQMEAHSPCFLEPSDAERPSEKVRHETGGTSSNSAPERASSRRPRRHRNSESRDSSHGANGALEDACEEQVQQPREKKSKSAKKKKRSKAKQEREASPVEFTIDPNEPTYCLCEQVSYGEMIGCDNEQCPIEWFHFSCVGLTYKPKGKWYCPKCRGDNEKTMEKSTERPKKDRRSR from the exons ATGTTTGTCCTCGCCATAGAAATGCAGGTGTTGTACGTGTACTCGAACAGAACGGGGCTCAATCTCAGGATGCGCATTTTTTGGGTCGAAAAACCGCTCACGATGGGACAAG AGATCTTAAAGGAGGTGGATGATGTGTACGAGAGGTACAAAAAGGAGACGGACGCCTCGTTGAGGAAGCGCCTCCAGATGCAGCTTCAGCGTGCGTTGATCAGCAGTCAGGAGTTGGGCGACGAGAAGATCCATGTGGTCACGCagatgatggaggtggtggagaaccGGTCGAGGCAGATGGAGGCCCACTCGCCCTGCTTCCTGGAGCCGAGCGACGCCGAACGTCCCTCCGAGAAGGTGCGGCACGAAACGGGCGGCACGTCCAGCAACTCGGCCCCCGAGCGCGCCTCGTCGCGGCGTCCCCGACGGCACCGGAACAGCGAGAGCAGGGACTCGAGCCACGGAGCCAACGGTGCGTTGGAGGATGCGTGCGAGGAGCAGGTCCAGCAGCCTCGTGAGAAGAAGTCCAAGTCGGCCAAGAAGAAGAAACGTTCCAAAGCCAAGCAGGAGCGGGAGGCGTCGCCCGTGGAGTTCACCATCGACCCCAACGAGCCCACGTACTGCCTGTGCGAGCAGGTGTCTTACGGCGAGATGATCGGCTGTGACAATGAGCAGTGCCCCATCGAATGGTTTCACTTCTCCTGTGTCGGACTCACCTACAAGCCCAAAGGGAAGTGGTACTGTCCCAAGTGCAGGGGGGACAATGAAAAGACCATGGAAAAGAGCACGGAGAGGCCCAAGAAGGACAGGAGGTCCAGGTAG
- the ing2 gene encoding inhibitor of growth protein 2 isoform X3, translated as MQLQRALISSQELGDEKIHVVTQMMEVVENRSRQMEAHSPCFLEPSDAERPSEKVRHETGGTSSNSAPERASSRRPRRHRNSESRDSSHGANGALEDACEEQVQQPREKKSKSAKKKKRSKAKQEREASPVEFTIDPNEPTYCLCEQVSYGEMIGCDNEQCPIEWFHFSCVGLTYKPKGKWYCPKCRGDNEKTMEKSTERPKKDRRSR; from the coding sequence ATGCAGCTTCAGCGTGCGTTGATCAGCAGTCAGGAGTTGGGCGACGAGAAGATCCATGTGGTCACGCagatgatggaggtggtggagaaccGGTCGAGGCAGATGGAGGCCCACTCGCCCTGCTTCCTGGAGCCGAGCGACGCCGAACGTCCCTCCGAGAAGGTGCGGCACGAAACGGGCGGCACGTCCAGCAACTCGGCCCCCGAGCGCGCCTCGTCGCGGCGTCCCCGACGGCACCGGAACAGCGAGAGCAGGGACTCGAGCCACGGAGCCAACGGTGCGTTGGAGGATGCGTGCGAGGAGCAGGTCCAGCAGCCTCGTGAGAAGAAGTCCAAGTCGGCCAAGAAGAAGAAACGTTCCAAAGCCAAGCAGGAGCGGGAGGCGTCGCCCGTGGAGTTCACCATCGACCCCAACGAGCCCACGTACTGCCTGTGCGAGCAGGTGTCTTACGGCGAGATGATCGGCTGTGACAATGAGCAGTGCCCCATCGAATGGTTTCACTTCTCCTGTGTCGGACTCACCTACAAGCCCAAAGGGAAGTGGTACTGTCCCAAGTGCAGGGGGGACAATGAAAAGACCATGGAAAAGAGCACGGAGAGGCCCAAGAAGGACAGGAGGTCCAGGTAG
- the cdk2ap2 gene encoding cyclin-dependent kinase 2-associated protein 2: MSYKPIAPAPTGSNHTPPGSCGSSPSLPSSSNFRPAFSDFGPPSMGFVQPVKVSQGSTYSELLSVIEEMSREIRPTYAGSKSAMERLKRGIIHARALVRECLAETERSART, encoded by the exons ATGAGTTACAAGCCGATAGCGCCCGCTCCCACCGGCTCGAACCACACGCCACCAG GATCCTGCGGTTCTTCTCCATCTCTACCCTCGTCTTCAAACTTCAGACCAGCTTTCAGCGACTTCGGCCCTCCTTCAATGGGTTTCGTACAG CCCGTGAAGGTGTCGCAGGGCTCTACCTACAGTGAGCTGCTGTCAGTCATTGAGGAGATGAGCCGTGAAATCCGCCCCACCTACGCTGGCAGTAAAAGCGCTATGGAGAGACTCAAGAGAG GAATCATCCACGCCCGAGCTCTTGTGAGGGAGTGTCTAGCTGAAACTGAACGAAGCGCTCGCACATAA
- the lgi2b gene encoding leucine-rich repeat LGI family member 2b isoform X2, producing MSAARDFILISLLFSCYVQVFQTKRVFKCPSGCTCTSDSIICVGSSFIPQTIPSDINSLSIVNGSFPEIKESMFSLMPSLQLLLLNSNSLYNIKEDAFSGLPRLEYLFIEGNKIDKISKYSFRGLRGVTHLSLANNNMKSLPKGLFADLHSLIELDLRGNQFQCDCKSKWLMLWLKRSNATVSDVYCEGPADLKGVLMKNVPETHAKCISTDFVAHQTINTQSMSADIFFYKDDIYATMPVPNSNSCIIMEWDHIETKFRPFDNITGQSVIGCKSVLINEQAFVIVAQLFDGSRIYKFNQEQNKFAKFQTVEMMNVSKPNDIEVFQIGDEWFFLIVDSSKAGVSTLFKWNDTGFFPHQFLHEWFSDTDAEFVNLDGKAALILTSRSQAPIIYNWVKGTQRFVLYDKIANMDDMTSVKAFRINNVLFLAMACYIGDSKVLKWTGKNFVEVQGMPSRGAMVLQPFIFKDEHYLVLSSDYSFSQIYKWDMENQLFVKFREVYVQWPRSFTPLSTGQRDFLFATSFKGKTKVFEHVSIDYS from the exons ATGTCTGCCGCTCGAGATTTTATATTGATAAGTTTACTGTTTTCGTGTTACGTTCAAGTATTCCAGACAAAGCGGGTTTTCAAATGCCCTTCAGGTTGCACTTGCACGTCTGATTCCATCATTTGCGTCGGATCGTCTTTCATCCCTCAGACTATTCCGAGTGACATCAACTCTCT GAGCATTGTTAATGGAAGCTTCCCAGAAATCAAGGAGTCCATGTTCTCTCTTATGCCATCGCTGCAGTTACT GCTCCTTAATTCAAATTCTCTCTACAACATAAAGGAAGACGCGTTTTCCGGCCTTCCTCGCCTTGAGTACTT GTTCATCGAAGGGAACAAGATTGACAAGATAAGCAAGTATTCCTTCAGAGGACTTCGTGGTGTCACACACTT GTCCCTGGCAAACAATAATATGAAAAGCCTCCCTAAAGGCTTGTTTGCTGATCTGCATTCTTTGATAGAGCT AGACTTGAGAGGGAACCAGTTTCAGTGTGACTGTAAGTCCAAGTGGTTGATGCTGTGGCTGAAGAGGTCGAACGCTACAGTCTCAGATGTGTACTGCGAAGGACCTGCTGACCTCAAGGGTGTCCTAATGAAAAATGTCCCTGAGACACATGCTAAGTGTATCTCCACAG ATTTCGTCGCTCATCAAACCATAAACACCCAGTCCATGTCAGCGGATATCTTCTTCTACAAAGACGACATCTATGCTACGATGCCTGTGCCAAACTCAAACAGCTGCATAATCATGGAATGGGATCACATCGAAACCAAATTCAGGCCTTTCGATAACATTACAG GACAATCTGTGATTGGGTGCAAGTCTGTGCTGATTAACGAGCAGGCATTTGTGATCGTCGCTCAGCTCTTTGATGGCTCTCGCATTTACAAATTCAACCAAGAACAGAACAAGTTTGCCAAGTTCCAAACAGTAGAGATGATGAATGTGTCCAAGCCAAACGACATCGAGGTCTTCCAAATCGGCGATGAGTGGTTCTTTCTGATTGTTGACAGTTCCAAAGCAGGCGTGTCCACACTCTTCAAGTGGAATGACACTGGTTTCTTCCCACACCAGTTTCTTCACGAGTGGTTCTCCGACACTGATGCAGAATTCGTTAACCTGGATGGCAAGGCTGCTCTCATACTGACGAGCCGTTCGCAGGCCCCCATTATTTACAACTGGGTTAAGGGCACCCAGAGGTTTGTTCTCTATGATAAGATAGCGAATATGGACGACATGACCAGTGTGAAAGCCTTTCGAATCAACAATGTCCTCTTCTTAGCGATGGCCTGTTACATTGGAGATTCAAAGGTCCTGAAGTGGACGGGCAAGAACTTTGTTGAAGTACAGGGCATGCCCTCACGTGGTGCCATGGTCCTGCAGCCCTTCATCTTCAAGGACGAGCACTACCTGGTTCTGAGCAGTGACTACTCGTTCTCGCAAATCTACAAGTGGGATATGGAGAATCAGTTGTTCGTTAAGTTCAGGGAGGTGTATGTTCAGTGGCCACGTTCTTTTACGCCACTGTCGACAGGTCAGCGTGACTTTCTCTTTGCTACCAGCTTCAAAGGGAAAACAAAGGTTTTTGAACATGTTTCAATCGACTACAGCTGA
- the ing2 gene encoding inhibitor of growth protein 2 isoform X1: MLGHYPNVEKSQLVSYVEDYLDCVESLPLDIQRNVSLLREIDTKYQEILKEVDDVYERYKKETDASLRKRLQMQLQRALISSQELGDEKIHVVTQMMEVVENRSRQMEAHSPCFLEPSDAERPSEKVRHETGGTSSNSAPERASSRRPRRHRNSESRDSSHGANGALEDACEEQVQQPREKKSKSAKKKKRSKAKQEREASPVEFTIDPNEPTYCLCEQVSYGEMIGCDNEQCPIEWFHFSCVGLTYKPKGKWYCPKCRGDNEKTMEKSTERPKKDRRSR, from the exons ATGTTAGGGCATTATCCGAACGTGGAAAAATCGCAGCTTGTGAGCTACGTTGAGGATTATTTGGACTGTGTTGAATCGCTTCCCCTGGACATTCAGAGGAATGTCTCGTTGTTGCGGGAGATCGACACCAAGTATCAAG AGATCTTAAAGGAGGTGGATGATGTGTACGAGAGGTACAAAAAGGAGACGGACGCCTCGTTGAGGAAGCGCCTCCAGATGCAGCTTCAGCGTGCGTTGATCAGCAGTCAGGAGTTGGGCGACGAGAAGATCCATGTGGTCACGCagatgatggaggtggtggagaaccGGTCGAGGCAGATGGAGGCCCACTCGCCCTGCTTCCTGGAGCCGAGCGACGCCGAACGTCCCTCCGAGAAGGTGCGGCACGAAACGGGCGGCACGTCCAGCAACTCGGCCCCCGAGCGCGCCTCGTCGCGGCGTCCCCGACGGCACCGGAACAGCGAGAGCAGGGACTCGAGCCACGGAGCCAACGGTGCGTTGGAGGATGCGTGCGAGGAGCAGGTCCAGCAGCCTCGTGAGAAGAAGTCCAAGTCGGCCAAGAAGAAGAAACGTTCCAAAGCCAAGCAGGAGCGGGAGGCGTCGCCCGTGGAGTTCACCATCGACCCCAACGAGCCCACGTACTGCCTGTGCGAGCAGGTGTCTTACGGCGAGATGATCGGCTGTGACAATGAGCAGTGCCCCATCGAATGGTTTCACTTCTCCTGTGTCGGACTCACCTACAAGCCCAAAGGGAAGTGGTACTGTCCCAAGTGCAGGGGGGACAATGAAAAGACCATGGAAAAGAGCACGGAGAGGCCCAAGAAGGACAGGAGGTCCAGGTAG
- the sod3b gene encoding extracellular superoxide dismutase [Cu-Zn] — protein MKPVNYAVVLVALLGCQICTVTSSEEFTMTELPPESPSFSGTLYATCRMRPNTQLSPGMPKVYGKVLFKQTGPNGKLRVTFRLHGFPISDSQSRAIHIHQYGDLSEGCTSTSGHYNPSAINHPHHPGDFGNFGPQKGKIRQSVDSEATLFGGRSVLGRAVVIHEQVDDLGLGGDAGSLLHGNAGARMACCVIGMSGPKQWNKFHS, from the coding sequence ATGAAGCCAGTGAATTATGCTGTTGTACTGGTGGCCTTACTTGGTTGTCAGATCTGCACAGTCACCTCAAGCGAAGAGTTCACCATGACAGAACTCCCACCAGAGTCCCCGTCTTTCAGTGGGACACTGTACGCTACGTGCAGGATGCGTCCCAACACCCAACTGTCTCCAGGCATGCCGAAAGTATATGGGAAAGTTCTTTTTAAACAAACTGGCCCAAATGGAAAGCTAAGGGTTACCTTTAGGTTGCATGGCTTCCCAATATCAGACTCTCAGTCCAGAGCCATACACATTCACCAGTATGGTGACCTAAGTGAAGGATGCACATCCACAAGTGGTCATTACAATCCCTCAGCCATCAACCATCCTCACCATCCAGGAGACTTTGGGAACTTTGGCCCACAAAAGGGAAAGATTCGTCAGTCTGTTGACTCGGAGGCCACGTTGTTTGGGGGCCGGTCAGTGCTCGGTCGCGCCGTGGTGATTCATGAGCAGGTAGATGATTTGGGTCTGGGAGGAGATGCAGGAAGCCTGTTGCACGGGAACGCAGGAGCCCGGATGGCGTGCTGTGTGATTGGCATGAGCGGCCCAAAACAGTGGAACAAGTTTCATAGCTGA
- the aip gene encoding AH receptor-interacting protein — translation MECGALCGQSDITFSEKRTRMEEIAVKLSADGIQKRVISAGKGEISSFIDGTKVKFHYRTSLCDGTLLDDSRTMGGRCKPMELILGKKFKLPVWEEVISTMREGEVADFTCDVKHTALYPLVSQSLRNISVGKDPLEGQRHCCGISQVHSHHSLGHADLDHLQAKPQPLVFTIELLEVLPPGSFALETWAMTDEEKLEAVPHIHEEGNALFKKGEIQAASEKYYNAIACLKNLQMKEQPGDVGWIKLDLMITPLMLNYCQCKLMLGQYYEVLEHCSSLLNKYEDNVKAYFKRGKAHAAVWNGNEARADFAKVVQLDPSLGPAVAKEIRAMEERLRKKEEEDKGRYRNLFTHASNTSALDGTS, via the exons ATGGAATGTGGCGCCCTCTGTGGTCAAAGTGATATTACATTTAGCGAAAAGAGGACAAGAATGGAGGAAATTGCAGTCAAGCTCAGCGCGGATGGAATTCAGAAAAGAGTGATCTCTGCTGGAAAGGGCGAGATTTCGTCGTTTATTGATGGCACAAAG GTCAAGTTTCATTACCGCACCAGCCTGTGTGATGGCACATTGCTGGATGACTCCAGGACGATGGGGGGGAGGTGTAAACCCATGGAGCTGATTCTGGGGAAGAAGTTCAAACTGCCTGTGTGGGAAGAGGTGATCAGCACCatgagggagggggaggtggcAGACTTCACCTGTGACGTCaag CACACGGCCCTGTACCCACTGGTGTCCCAGTCGCTACGCAATATCAGCGTTGGGAAAGACCCCCTGGAGGGCCAGAGACACTGCTGTGGAATCTCCCAAGTCCACAGTCACCACTCCCTGGGCCACGCAGACCTGGATCACCTGCAGGCCAAACCACAGCCTCTGGTGTTCACAATTGAGCTCTTGGAG GTCCTTCCTCCGGGCTCCTTCGCCTTGGAAACCTGGGCCATGACGGACGAGGAGAAACTGGAGGCCGTTCCTCACATCCACGAGGAGGGTAACGCGCTTTTCAAGAAGGGAGAGATCCAGGCAGCTTCGGAGAAATACTACAACGCCATCGCTTGTCTGAAGAACCTGCAGATGAAG GAGCAGCCTGGTGATGTGGGATGGATTAAACTGGATCTAATGATCACACCGCTTATGTTGAATTACTGCCAGTGTAAACTCATGCTAGGCCAGTACTACGAGGTTCTGGAGCACTGCTCTTCTCTCCTCAACAAGTATGAAG ACAACGTAAAGGCATACTTCAAACGTGGGAAGGCTCACGCAGCTGTGTGGAACGGGAATGAGGCCAGGGCGGACTTCGCAAAGGTGGTCCAACTGGATCCCTCGCTGGGACCCGCTGTGGCCAAGGAGATCCGTGCAATGGAGGAACGGCTCcggaagaaggaggaggaggataagGGGCGCTACAGGAACCTCTTCACCCACGCCAGCAACACTTCGGCTCTGGATGGCACG AGCTGA
- the lgi2b gene encoding leucine-rich repeat LGI family member 2b isoform X1 gives MKCLVIAQQLELWVDLPHDKVISCRLHIHQLSGYNLPCCTCTSDSIICVGSSFIPQTIPSDINSLSIVNGSFPEIKESMFSLMPSLQLLLLNSNSLYNIKEDAFSGLPRLEYLFIEGNKIDKISKYSFRGLRGVTHLSLANNNMKSLPKGLFADLHSLIELDLRGNQFQCDCKSKWLMLWLKRSNATVSDVYCEGPADLKGVLMKNVPETHAKCISTDFVAHQTINTQSMSADIFFYKDDIYATMPVPNSNSCIIMEWDHIETKFRPFDNITGQSVIGCKSVLINEQAFVIVAQLFDGSRIYKFNQEQNKFAKFQTVEMMNVSKPNDIEVFQIGDEWFFLIVDSSKAGVSTLFKWNDTGFFPHQFLHEWFSDTDAEFVNLDGKAALILTSRSQAPIIYNWVKGTQRFVLYDKIANMDDMTSVKAFRINNVLFLAMACYIGDSKVLKWTGKNFVEVQGMPSRGAMVLQPFIFKDEHYLVLSSDYSFSQIYKWDMENQLFVKFREVYVQWPRSFTPLSTGQRDFLFATSFKGKTKVFEHVSIDYS, from the exons ATGAAATGCTTAGTCATTGCACAACAGCTCGAGCTCTGGGTAGATCTACCTCATGACAAGGTCATTAGCTGTAGGCTACACATTCATCAGTTAAGTGGATATAACTTACCGT GTTGCACTTGCACGTCTGATTCCATCATTTGCGTCGGATCGTCTTTCATCCCTCAGACTATTCCGAGTGACATCAACTCTCT GAGCATTGTTAATGGAAGCTTCCCAGAAATCAAGGAGTCCATGTTCTCTCTTATGCCATCGCTGCAGTTACT GCTCCTTAATTCAAATTCTCTCTACAACATAAAGGAAGACGCGTTTTCCGGCCTTCCTCGCCTTGAGTACTT GTTCATCGAAGGGAACAAGATTGACAAGATAAGCAAGTATTCCTTCAGAGGACTTCGTGGTGTCACACACTT GTCCCTGGCAAACAATAATATGAAAAGCCTCCCTAAAGGCTTGTTTGCTGATCTGCATTCTTTGATAGAGCT AGACTTGAGAGGGAACCAGTTTCAGTGTGACTGTAAGTCCAAGTGGTTGATGCTGTGGCTGAAGAGGTCGAACGCTACAGTCTCAGATGTGTACTGCGAAGGACCTGCTGACCTCAAGGGTGTCCTAATGAAAAATGTCCCTGAGACACATGCTAAGTGTATCTCCACAG ATTTCGTCGCTCATCAAACCATAAACACCCAGTCCATGTCAGCGGATATCTTCTTCTACAAAGACGACATCTATGCTACGATGCCTGTGCCAAACTCAAACAGCTGCATAATCATGGAATGGGATCACATCGAAACCAAATTCAGGCCTTTCGATAACATTACAG GACAATCTGTGATTGGGTGCAAGTCTGTGCTGATTAACGAGCAGGCATTTGTGATCGTCGCTCAGCTCTTTGATGGCTCTCGCATTTACAAATTCAACCAAGAACAGAACAAGTTTGCCAAGTTCCAAACAGTAGAGATGATGAATGTGTCCAAGCCAAACGACATCGAGGTCTTCCAAATCGGCGATGAGTGGTTCTTTCTGATTGTTGACAGTTCCAAAGCAGGCGTGTCCACACTCTTCAAGTGGAATGACACTGGTTTCTTCCCACACCAGTTTCTTCACGAGTGGTTCTCCGACACTGATGCAGAATTCGTTAACCTGGATGGCAAGGCTGCTCTCATACTGACGAGCCGTTCGCAGGCCCCCATTATTTACAACTGGGTTAAGGGCACCCAGAGGTTTGTTCTCTATGATAAGATAGCGAATATGGACGACATGACCAGTGTGAAAGCCTTTCGAATCAACAATGTCCTCTTCTTAGCGATGGCCTGTTACATTGGAGATTCAAAGGTCCTGAAGTGGACGGGCAAGAACTTTGTTGAAGTACAGGGCATGCCCTCACGTGGTGCCATGGTCCTGCAGCCCTTCATCTTCAAGGACGAGCACTACCTGGTTCTGAGCAGTGACTACTCGTTCTCGCAAATCTACAAGTGGGATATGGAGAATCAGTTGTTCGTTAAGTTCAGGGAGGTGTATGTTCAGTGGCCACGTTCTTTTACGCCACTGTCGACAGGTCAGCGTGACTTTCTCTTTGCTACCAGCTTCAAAGGGAAAACAAAGGTTTTTGAACATGTTTCAATCGACTACAGCTGA